In Helianthus annuus cultivar XRQ/B chromosome 9, HanXRQr2.0-SUNRISE, whole genome shotgun sequence, the following are encoded in one genomic region:
- the LOC110875884 gene encoding G-type lectin S-receptor-like serine/threonine-protein kinase SD1-1: MVKEIFVENSMVHMFGCEVQELNEDSTSDGQNKDIDLPSFSLSIIAKSTNNFSIANKLGQGGFGIVYKGVLEDGREIAVKRLSKFSRQGLDEFKNEVRCIAKLQHRNLVKLLGYCIQGDEPMLIYEYMANKSLDLTIFDVSRSSVLDWPKRFNIIHGIARGLLYLHQDSPLRVIHRDLKAANVLLDNDMNPKISDFGLARRFKGYETEANTNKVVGTYGYIAPEYAVHGHFSVKSDVFSFGVLVLEIVSGKKNRGFSDEKQRDNLLGHAWRLYKENKSLELASSQLRDVHIDSEILRSIHIGLLCVQNDARDRPTMSSVVAMLDRESTLPPPKQPAFVTEVSSREASALSLMPPHNSVNNVTITVLNAR, encoded by the exons ATGGTGAAGGAGATTTTTGTGGAGAATTCGATGGTGCATATGTTTGGATGTGAAG TGCAAGAACTCAATGAAGACTCTACCTCTGATGGCCAAAACAAAGATATTGATTTACCATCCTTTAGCTTATCTATTATTGCTAAGTCTACAAATAACTTTTCGATAGCTAATAAGCTTGGACAAGGTGGCTTTGGTATCGTTTACAAG GGTGTGCTGGAGGATGGTCGAGAAATAGCCGTGAAGCGGTTGTCAAAATTTTCAAGGCAAGGGCTTGATGAGTTCAAGAATGAAGTTAGGTGTATTGCCAAACTCCAACATCGAAATCTTGTGAAGCTTTTAGGATATTGCATTCAAGGAGATGAACCAATGCTGATTTATGAATACATGGCCAACAAAAGTTTGGATTTAACAATATTTG ATGTAAGCAGGAGTTCAGTGCTTGATTGGCCCAAAAGATTCAATATTATCCATGGGATTGCTCGAGGGCTTCTTTATCTGCATCAGGATTCTCCGCTTCGGGTTATTCATAGAGATTTGAAAGCCGCAAATGTTTTGTTGGACAATGACATGAACCCTAAGATATCAGATTTTGGGCTTGCTAGAAGATTTAAAGGCTACGAGACTGAAGCCAATACCAACAAAGTGGTTGGAACATA CGGTTACATCGCTCCAGAATATGCAGTGCACGGGCATTTCTCAGTTAAATCGGATGTATTCAGCTTTGGAGTTTTGGTGTTGGAAATAGTAAGTGGGAAGAAAAACCGTGGGTTCTCTGATGAAAAACAAAGGGATAACCTTCTCGGACAT GCATGGAGACTTTATAAAGAAAACAAATCCCTCGAGCTTGCTAGCTCTCAATTAAGGGATGTGCACATTGATTCCGAAATACTCCGATCGATACATATTGGCTTGTTATGTGTGCAAAATGATGCCAGAGATAGACCAACTATGTCATCTGTGGTTGCAATGTTGGATCGCGAGAGTACATTACCTCCACCGAAACAACCTGCATTTGTCACTGAAGTAAGTTCGCGTGAAGCTAGTGCTCTTTCATTGATGCCACCACATAATTCGGTTAATAATGTCACCATAACGGTTTTAAATGCTCGATAG